Proteins encoded within one genomic window of Leptolyngbya sp. SIO1E4:
- a CDS encoding helix-turn-helix domain-containing protein, with protein MSGVSKIVIQEEATELLHLMKAQKQLRQNTRVQALYLLKSGEATSITQVGRMLGFPRETVQRWLLKYRASGLSGLLNQLCHGGRSAAIPQGGYRRAPGLN; from the coding sequence ATGAGTGGCGTCAGCAAAATCGTGATTCAGGAAGAGGCTACCGAGCTATTGCACTTGATGAAGGCGCAAAAACAACTCAGACAGAACACGCGAGTACAAGCCTTATATTTACTCAAAAGTGGTGAAGCGACCTCCATCACCCAGGTGGGACGGATGCTGGGTTTTCCTCGTGAAACGGTCCAACGGTGGTTGCTGAAATATCGAGCCTCGGGGCTCTCAGGCTTGTTGAATCAGCTCTGTCATGGTGGTCGTTCAGCAGCGATTCCCCAAGGGGGATACCGCCGTGCGCCCGGCCTGAATTAA
- a CDS encoding precorrin-8X methylmutase has product MLTIKELTQTVGHGMTPRMVRHYHQIGLLPQPERSHGNYRLYSDTDVQRLKRIAALKQQGFQLSHIKQMLTEQAQSNGTDSLLPQLQQQYQTILQRLIKLRQTATALESLLGRDQGCQSIQADAIAQLRLLDAETQSAQFLSADLWHHLDAAASDHPENFHEALQHLLPDLSQRPEIEVDVLSHLVLACGDVSLAAFVRFSQDAIKAARESLQRGCTVIGDVPAVTNTLDQTRLTHLGCQWTTLLADPHISSVTHAEQAFWQETDFQERLCQLIDGNIWVVGYAPSVLIKLCEAISQHHRQPALIIGLPIGFSHAPAAKRQLMQLPIPYLTVEGTLGGGLLAAVTLNRLAASLIEKPDCHCYLGG; this is encoded by the coding sequence ATGCTTACCATCAAAGAACTGACTCAGACCGTTGGCCATGGCATGACGCCTCGTATGGTGCGGCACTACCATCAGATTGGGCTACTGCCGCAGCCGGAGCGCTCCCATGGTAACTATCGACTGTATAGCGATACCGATGTGCAGCGATTAAAGCGCATTGCGGCGCTGAAGCAGCAAGGATTTCAGCTCTCCCATATCAAACAGATGTTGACTGAGCAGGCCCAATCCAATGGGACGGATTCGCTGTTACCCCAGCTTCAGCAGCAGTATCAAACCATCTTGCAGCGACTCATCAAATTGCGGCAAACGGCAACCGCGTTGGAAAGTCTACTGGGACGCGATCAGGGCTGTCAGTCAATTCAGGCAGACGCGATCGCTCAACTTCGGCTCCTGGATGCCGAAACTCAAAGCGCCCAGTTCCTCAGCGCCGACCTTTGGCATCATCTTGATGCGGCCGCATCCGACCATCCCGAAAACTTTCACGAAGCTCTCCAGCACTTGCTTCCCGATCTGTCTCAACGCCCCGAAATTGAGGTCGATGTCTTGTCCCATCTAGTTTTGGCCTGCGGTGATGTGAGCTTGGCAGCGTTTGTCCGCTTTAGTCAAGATGCTATCAAAGCAGCCCGTGAGTCTCTTCAAAGGGGCTGCACCGTTATCGGTGATGTGCCAGCAGTGACCAACACGCTGGATCAGACCCGGCTCACCCATCTAGGTTGCCAATGGACCACATTGCTCGCAGATCCCCACATCAGTAGCGTGACCCATGCAGAGCAAGCTTTCTGGCAAGAAACCGATTTCCAGGAACGACTCTGCCAGCTCATCGACGGCAACATTTGGGTTGTGGGCTATGCACCTTCGGTATTGATAAAACTCTGCGAGGCGATTTCCCAACACCATCGTCAGCCTGCACTGATCATTGGTTTGCCGATCGGCTTTAGTCATGCCCCTGCCGCCAAGCGTCAACTGATGCAGCTCCCTATCCCCTACCTCACGGTGGAGGGCACATTGGGAGGTGGGCTATTGGCCGCAGTCACCTTAAATCGCCTTGCTGCATCTCTTATTGAAAAGCCTGATTGTCATTGCTATCTGGGCGGTTAG
- a CDS encoding TetR/AcrR family transcriptional regulator, translated as MPRNKTITDDEILAAARSLFLQESAKASTRTLAKRVGISETVIFQRFGTKEELFFAAMVPPQMHFQAMFGVQPGQKQVTTNLEAISLQIVAYFREVMPVFLALISHPSFDMQTFLQRHTLPVMQIEQELNAYLNAEADLARIQPDRRSVAASVLLSHLHNLALSETIEARRSADTEHAISEAISVLWQGLEPQPINP; from the coding sequence ATGCCTCGGAATAAAACGATTACAGATGATGAAATTCTGGCGGCTGCGCGATCGCTATTTCTCCAGGAAAGTGCAAAAGCTTCTACACGAACTCTCGCTAAGCGAGTTGGAATCTCTGAAACTGTTATCTTTCAGCGATTTGGTACGAAGGAAGAGCTGTTCTTTGCTGCCATGGTACCGCCCCAAATGCACTTCCAGGCAATGTTTGGTGTTCAGCCTGGGCAGAAACAGGTCACGACAAATTTAGAGGCAATCAGTTTACAGATTGTGGCCTACTTTCGGGAGGTGATGCCCGTTTTTCTAGCTCTGATAAGTCATCCATCCTTCGATATGCAAACTTTTTTGCAACGACACACCCTGCCTGTGATGCAAATAGAACAGGAACTGAACGCATACCTGAATGCTGAAGCGGACTTAGCGCGAATTCAACCCGATAGAAGGTCAGTGGCAGCCTCCGTTTTACTCTCACATTTACACAATTTGGCCTTGTCTGAGACTATCGAGGCACGTCGTTCTGCTGACACCGAACATGCCATTTCGGAGGCGATCAGCGTCCTGTGGCAGGGCTTGGAGCCTCAACCGATCAATCCATAG
- a CDS encoding MFS transporter, producing MFSMPRLFQCLRNPIFARLYLAQTINLIGDAFTWLGLALLAFELAGEKAGVILSGALTLRVTAYVVLSPLAGVIADRVNRKRIMAVTHLARMVIVCLLPFVTQPWQIYAIVFALNVCSAFFKPTYTATIPLVATQDEYPIAIALSSATYQLLGVLGPGLAGGVAAFIGTRQVFFLDSITFLMAAILVLTLPPQRMMVPTQQETKTVRRTWQDARTGTTCLFSDPLIRYALGMQLVAAIAGAAILVNTVGYVQGTLQLGKLEYGWAMAAFGIGATLASLGLGTLVNQKRKQTAFISLGAALITLALLPANWVSLGGLLLLWSVAGVGQTFVNVPTQTLIADRVAVEAQGRVYGAHFAWSHLWWAFSYPLAGWLGSHLPTSAFWGSSLIGAVILGVAHLVFQAKQQSGLKSGLWHEHEHTHDEQHQHQHGYWLGLAGMNSHSHLHFHHAQQSECS from the coding sequence ATGTTTTCAATGCCGCGCTTATTCCAATGCCTGAGAAATCCTATCTTTGCTCGTCTCTACTTAGCGCAGACGATTAACCTGATTGGTGATGCCTTCACCTGGTTAGGCTTGGCGCTATTAGCTTTTGAGCTAGCGGGGGAGAAAGCCGGAGTCATTTTGTCTGGGGCACTCACCCTGCGAGTCACTGCCTATGTCGTACTGTCGCCACTGGCAGGCGTGATCGCCGACCGCGTTAACCGCAAACGCATCATGGCCGTGACCCATTTGGCACGAATGGTCATCGTGTGTCTATTGCCCTTCGTCACTCAGCCCTGGCAAATTTACGCGATTGTATTTGCCCTTAATGTGTGCTCTGCCTTTTTTAAGCCGACGTATACGGCCACGATTCCCTTAGTGGCCACTCAAGATGAATATCCCATTGCGATCGCCCTTTCAAGTGCTACCTACCAGCTCCTAGGGGTTTTAGGGCCTGGTCTCGCTGGAGGTGTTGCCGCCTTTATCGGTACCCGACAGGTGTTTTTCTTGGATAGCATCACGTTTCTGATGGCGGCTATTTTGGTACTTACTCTGCCGCCGCAACGGATGATGGTTCCCACTCAGCAGGAGACTAAAACTGTTCGTCGCACATGGCAGGATGCTCGTACCGGAACAACCTGTCTGTTCAGTGACCCCTTAATTCGGTATGCCTTGGGAATGCAACTTGTCGCCGCGATCGCAGGGGCCGCTATCCTGGTCAATACAGTGGGTTATGTCCAAGGCACCCTTCAACTTGGCAAGCTTGAATATGGCTGGGCCATGGCCGCTTTTGGCATTGGTGCAACCCTGGCATCCCTCGGTTTGGGTACTTTAGTCAACCAGAAGCGCAAACAGACAGCGTTCATCAGCCTCGGGGCGGCTCTGATTACACTGGCTCTCTTGCCTGCCAATTGGGTCAGCTTAGGTGGGTTACTACTGTTGTGGTCAGTGGCCGGTGTAGGACAGACCTTTGTCAATGTTCCGACGCAGACATTAATCGCTGATCGGGTTGCCGTTGAGGCCCAAGGGCGAGTTTATGGTGCCCACTTTGCATGGAGTCATCTGTGGTGGGCCTTCTCCTATCCCCTAGCAGGATGGCTGGGAAGCCATTTACCGACGTCTGCTTTTTGGGGTAGCAGCCTGATTGGTGCTGTGATTCTGGGTGTGGCTCATCTAGTTTTCCAAGCCAAACAACAGTCTGGTTTGAAAAGTGGACTGTGGCATGAGCACGAACATACCCACGATGAACAGCATCAGCACCAGCATGGTTATTGGCTAGGTCTAGCTGGAATGAACTCCCATAGCCACTTACACTTCCATCACGCCCAACAGTCAGAATGCTCTTGA
- a CDS encoding metal ABC transporter permease produces the protein MTIAAEITRVIELFQLPFMQRALMGGVLTGLMGGLLGSFTILRQLSFFSEALGESALLGIGIGLLLGLEESWILFPFAVVFALCIAYFLERTNLWTDTLLNIVCSSSLALGIILLSFQDGYQGGIDSLLFGDILAVRTTDLIASSILFVVCAGFIALTLRSQILLTLHEPMAIARGVNVSAQRTAFIVLLALVVGVSIKAIGILLIGAFIVIPASAARLLSRQFTHYILISAGLGAISAIIGMLLSALFDLPSGPSIVAVQLGIFLLAAMSPTARESAP, from the coding sequence ATGACCATTGCAGCTGAAATTACCCGCGTGATTGAACTGTTTCAACTGCCCTTTATGCAGCGAGCACTGATGGGGGGTGTGTTGACTGGCCTCATGGGAGGACTACTGGGCAGCTTTACTATCCTGCGGCAATTATCGTTTTTTAGCGAAGCCCTAGGAGAATCAGCCCTGCTAGGCATCGGCATTGGATTGCTACTGGGTTTGGAAGAATCCTGGATATTATTTCCTTTTGCGGTCGTGTTTGCTCTCTGTATTGCCTACTTTTTAGAGCGTACTAACCTCTGGACAGATACTCTATTGAACATTGTGTGCTCATCTTCTCTAGCTCTGGGCATCATTCTGCTCAGCTTTCAAGATGGGTATCAGGGGGGCATTGACAGCCTACTATTTGGCGATATTCTGGCAGTCCGAACCACCGACCTGATTGCTAGCAGCATACTTTTCGTGGTGTGCGCCGGGTTTATTGCTTTAACTCTGCGATCGCAGATTCTCCTCACCCTACACGAACCAATGGCAATAGCCAGGGGTGTAAATGTATCCGCCCAGCGCACAGCCTTTATTGTGCTGCTTGCCCTGGTGGTGGGGGTCTCTATCAAAGCGATCGGCATTTTATTAATTGGGGCCTTTATCGTTATTCCAGCCAGTGCGGCCCGTCTCCTCAGCCGTCAGTTCACCCACTACATCCTTATCTCCGCTGGCTTGGGTGCCATTAGCGCCATTATTGGGATGCTCCTGTCTGCCCTGTTTGACCTCCCCTCTGGCCCTAGCATTGTTGCCGTACAACTAGGGATTTTCCTGCTAGCTGCTATGAGTCCCACTGCACGCGAGAGTGCCCCTTAA
- a CDS encoding efflux RND transporter permease subunit codes for MLNALLNQILKNSITQRWLIVAAAIVVTIWGIFSVTQMPLDVFPPFAPPQVDIQVEAVGLAPEEVETQITVPIESSVNGLPGVTTVRSSSKVGLSMVSVVFAQDADIYQARQAVTERLQQVTSQLPENAHPPEISPLVSPLGTILQYAFTVDGQGQTSLMDLRRLVDVTLKNQILSVPGVSQVTLYGGDERQEQVLVDPERLQDLDVSLNEVTAAAAGANANAPGGFLIGGGQELLVRGLGQMQSIEDLQRSVVKVQDGQPILLRDVATVQTGAALKRGDASLNGQPAVVLMINKQPEVDTPTVTDAVEAVIADLRVTFPADVQVTRTFRQANFIDSAIRNVSGSLLQGVVIVSVILLLFLMNWRTAIITLSAIPLSLLIGLLFMKAFGLGINTMTLGGLVVAIGSVVDDAIVDMENCYRGLRTNQAQGKPKHPFQVVYDTSLQVRLAVIFSTVIIVVVFAPIFSLTGVEGRIFAPMGLAYLFSILASTLVAMTLSPALCAILLANQNLPQEGTFVSRLAERIYRPLLGLSMRAPQLILSLALVALVASAAVVPSLGRVFLPEFQEKSLVNSMVLFPGISLDITRGAGNALANSLKDNPLYEWVQVRAGRSPGDADGAGVNMAHVDIELSDEALKDREASVQKLRSAFLELPGVAPNIGGFISHRMDEVLSGVRSAVAIKIFGPDLAELRSIGEQVRDTIEPIEGVVDLQLEPQLPIRQVQIQYDREAAAGYGLTMAQISEIVETALNGRIVSQVPEDQQLVDIIVALPEAARNSLDAISAIPITTPTGELITLGNVADVGYGMGANVVNREDVSRLIVVSANVAERDLGSVVGDIQTQIRETVQLPNGYFIQYGGQFEAEQNATNNLLVYSILAAIAIAVLMFFSVKSLPATVAIMINLPLALVGGIVSILLTGGVMSVASLIGFITLFGVAVRNGLLLVDNYNTKFVEGLPLKKAVFHGSLERVNAILMTALTSALGMLPLAISSGAGNEILQPLAIVVLGGLFTSTALTLLVIPALYAKFGRWFMLKPPRTDVEVALTANGAPRSTTFTGHN; via the coding sequence ATGCTGAACGCGCTTCTGAATCAGATTCTTAAAAATTCCATTACTCAACGGTGGTTGATTGTGGCGGCTGCAATCGTGGTCACGATTTGGGGCATCTTCAGCGTCACCCAAATGCCGCTGGACGTGTTTCCACCCTTCGCCCCACCCCAGGTAGATATTCAGGTTGAAGCCGTGGGACTCGCCCCGGAAGAGGTGGAAACCCAGATTACTGTGCCCATCGAAAGTTCGGTGAATGGCCTGCCCGGAGTGACGACGGTGCGATCGTCCTCCAAAGTGGGTCTGTCGATGGTCAGCGTCGTGTTCGCTCAGGATGCTGACATCTACCAGGCCCGACAGGCCGTGACCGAGCGACTGCAACAGGTCACCAGTCAACTCCCCGAAAATGCCCACCCGCCAGAGATCTCACCGCTGGTGTCGCCGTTGGGCACCATCTTGCAATATGCCTTCACCGTGGATGGGCAGGGGCAGACTTCCCTAATGGATCTGCGCCGTCTGGTGGACGTCACCCTGAAAAACCAGATTCTTTCGGTGCCGGGCGTGTCTCAAGTCACCCTTTACGGCGGCGACGAACGGCAAGAACAAGTGCTGGTGGACCCTGAGCGGTTGCAAGACCTCGATGTTTCCCTCAATGAAGTGACGGCAGCAGCAGCCGGAGCGAATGCCAACGCCCCAGGCGGTTTCCTGATTGGGGGTGGTCAAGAACTGCTGGTGCGTGGCCTGGGGCAGATGCAGTCCATTGAGGATTTGCAGCGATCGGTGGTGAAAGTGCAGGACGGTCAGCCCATTCTGCTGCGGGATGTGGCGACGGTGCAGACCGGAGCCGCCCTGAAGCGAGGTGATGCTAGCCTGAATGGTCAGCCAGCCGTGGTGCTGATGATTAACAAGCAGCCGGAAGTGGATACGCCCACCGTCACCGATGCTGTGGAAGCTGTGATTGCCGATTTGCGGGTCACCTTCCCAGCCGATGTGCAGGTGACCCGCACCTTCCGGCAGGCCAACTTCATTGATTCTGCCATTCGCAATGTCAGCGGCTCCTTGCTCCAGGGTGTGGTGATTGTGTCGGTCATCTTGCTGCTGTTTTTGATGAACTGGCGCACGGCGATCATTACCCTTAGCGCCATTCCCCTGTCGCTGCTGATTGGCCTGCTGTTCATGAAAGCCTTTGGTCTGGGCATCAACACCATGACCTTGGGAGGGCTAGTGGTTGCTATCGGGTCTGTGGTGGATGATGCGATTGTGGATATGGAAAACTGCTATCGCGGTCTGCGGACGAATCAGGCCCAAGGCAAACCGAAGCATCCTTTCCAGGTCGTGTATGACACCTCATTACAGGTGCGACTGGCGGTGATTTTTTCCACGGTAATTATTGTCGTGGTGTTCGCCCCTATATTTAGCCTGACCGGAGTAGAAGGCCGTATTTTTGCCCCGATGGGACTGGCTTATTTGTTCTCGATTCTGGCCTCAACTCTAGTGGCGATGACCCTGTCCCCCGCCCTCTGTGCGATTCTGCTGGCAAATCAAAATTTGCCTCAAGAAGGCACCTTCGTATCGCGGTTAGCGGAGCGGATTTATCGTCCACTGCTGGGGCTGTCCATGCGGGCACCGCAGCTCATACTCAGTTTGGCTTTGGTGGCTCTGGTGGCTTCAGCGGCAGTTGTCCCCTCACTGGGTCGGGTCTTTCTGCCGGAGTTTCAGGAGAAATCCCTGGTGAACTCGATGGTGTTGTTTCCCGGCATTTCCCTGGACATCACCAGAGGCGCAGGCAATGCCCTAGCCAACTCCCTCAAGGACAATCCCCTGTATGAGTGGGTGCAGGTGCGGGCTGGACGTTCCCCTGGCGATGCTGATGGGGCCGGCGTCAACATGGCCCACGTTGATATCGAACTCAGCGACGAAGCGTTAAAAGACCGAGAAGCCAGTGTCCAGAAACTGCGATCAGCCTTCCTAGAACTTCCAGGAGTGGCTCCCAATATAGGGGGATTCATTTCCCACCGTATGGATGAGGTGCTGTCGGGGGTGCGGAGTGCGGTCGCCATCAAAATCTTCGGTCCCGACCTGGCAGAACTGCGAAGCATTGGTGAGCAGGTGCGCGATACCATCGAACCCATCGAGGGTGTGGTGGATTTGCAACTGGAACCCCAACTCCCCATCCGTCAGGTGCAGATTCAGTACGACCGGGAAGCGGCAGCGGGCTACGGCCTGACAATGGCTCAGATCTCCGAGATCGTGGAAACGGCTCTGAATGGTCGCATCGTCTCCCAGGTACCGGAAGATCAGCAGTTGGTGGACATTATCGTGGCGTTGCCAGAGGCAGCCCGCAATAGCCTGGATGCCATTAGCGCTATTCCGATTACCACACCCACTGGTGAGTTGATTACTTTGGGAAATGTTGCCGATGTTGGTTATGGCATGGGGGCCAACGTGGTCAATCGGGAAGATGTGTCCCGCCTGATTGTGGTGTCGGCAAACGTGGCTGAGCGAGATTTGGGCAGCGTCGTCGGTGACATTCAGACTCAGATTCGGGAGACTGTGCAATTACCTAATGGCTACTTCATTCAGTATGGGGGACAGTTTGAGGCCGAGCAAAACGCCACCAATAATCTGCTGGTGTACAGCATCCTGGCGGCGATCGCGATCGCGGTGCTGATGTTTTTCTCTGTCAAATCCTTGCCTGCGACCGTGGCGATCATGATTAACCTGCCCTTGGCCTTGGTGGGCGGTATTGTCTCCATTCTGTTGACTGGTGGCGTGATGTCGGTAGCCTCCCTCATCGGCTTCATCACCCTGTTTGGAGTGGCTGTCCGCAATGGGCTGCTGTTGGTGGATAACTACAACACCAAGTTTGTTGAGGGCTTGCCGCTGAAGAAAGCGGTGTTCCACGGTTCTCTGGAACGGGTGAATGCCATTCTTATGACGGCTCTTACCTCGGCTCTGGGGATGCTGCCATTGGCGATCTCCAGCGGTGCGGGCAACGAAATCCTACAGCCCCTGGCGATCGTGGTGTTAGGGGGGTTATTCACCTCCACAGCGCTCACGCTGTTGGTGATTCCAGCCCTCTATGCCAAGTTTGGTCGGTGGTTCATGCTGAAGCCCCCTCGAACTGACGTGGAGGTTGCATTGACAGCGAATGGGGCACCCAGGTCTACCACATTTACAGGCCATAACTGA
- a CDS encoding HAD-IC family P-type ATPase: MAHSFPIPWQQRFQHWLQTYPEAIAAVTCGLLTLLGWFALVGTWIGIGIWILLAAYVIGGFDNAREGVTTLWQEHELDVDLLMIVAALGAAILGLWQRQYYLLVDGAVLILIFAISGALESIAMYRTERNIRSLMQLAPDRARVMVQGQEQMVATQQLRVGDRILIKPGELVPTDGLIQEGHSAVNQAPLTGESIPVEKAIGDEVFAGTINGNGALTVELHKPPESSLIQRVIRLVEQAKTSAPPSQQFLETFERGYAKVVVGAGLLLALLPPLLLQWSWETTIYRALIFLVVASPCTEDSA; the protein is encoded by the coding sequence ATGGCTCACAGCTTTCCCATTCCTTGGCAGCAGCGATTTCAGCATTGGCTGCAGACATATCCAGAGGCGATCGCAGCCGTTACCTGTGGACTCCTGACCCTGTTGGGCTGGTTCGCGCTGGTTGGCACTTGGATTGGCATAGGTATTTGGATCTTATTAGCGGCTTACGTCATCGGCGGGTTCGATAATGCCCGAGAAGGCGTGACGACCCTGTGGCAAGAGCACGAACTGGATGTTGACTTACTGATGATCGTGGCGGCATTGGGGGCGGCCATCCTCGGTCTATGGCAGCGACAGTATTACCTGCTGGTAGATGGAGCCGTGCTGATTTTAATCTTTGCCATTAGTGGAGCGCTGGAAAGTATTGCCATGTATCGGACGGAGCGAAATATCCGCAGTTTGATGCAGCTTGCGCCAGATCGAGCCCGGGTGATGGTGCAGGGCCAGGAGCAGATGGTGGCAACGCAGCAGTTGCGAGTAGGTGATCGCATCTTGATTAAACCGGGGGAACTCGTTCCGACCGATGGCCTGATTCAGGAAGGTCACAGCGCTGTGAATCAAGCGCCCCTCACGGGGGAATCGATTCCGGTAGAGAAGGCGATCGGTGATGAAGTGTTTGCAGGCACCATTAACGGTAATGGTGCTTTGACCGTGGAGTTGCATAAGCCGCCAGAGAGCAGCCTGATTCAGCGAGTGATTCGGCTGGTGGAGCAGGCTAAAACCTCCGCTCCGCCGTCCCAACAGTTTTTGGAAACCTTTGAGCGGGGCTATGCCAAGGTCGTTGTGGGGGCGGGGCTCCTGCTAGCACTCCTGCCGCCGCTGCTGTTGCAGTGGAGTTGGGAAACAACTATCTACCGGGCACTGATTTTTCTGGTGGTAGCTTCGCCCTGCACTGAGGATTCCGCCTAA
- a CDS encoding response regulator transcription factor codes for MDVRMPEMNGVKATAQIGQALPTCQIIMLTTFDDEEFIVQSLLAGACGYLMKDIPPKDLVQAIKLAHAGVYQLAPEVAGKLIGALKHKQEPVTKPQIETPLTARELEVLKLLAKGTTNKGIAQALHVSEGTVKNHVSNILMRLELRDRTQAAIYAVENGLS; via the coding sequence ATGGATGTGCGCATGCCTGAAATGAATGGGGTGAAGGCAACCGCGCAGATCGGGCAGGCGCTACCCACCTGCCAAATCATTATGCTCACCACCTTTGATGATGAAGAGTTTATTGTTCAGTCTCTCTTAGCCGGTGCCTGTGGCTATTTGATGAAGGATATTCCCCCTAAAGACCTGGTCCAAGCCATTAAGCTGGCCCACGCGGGGGTTTACCAGTTAGCCCCTGAGGTCGCAGGTAAGCTCATCGGAGCCCTTAAACACAAACAAGAACCTGTCACTAAACCTCAAATTGAGACACCGCTAACGGCGAGAGAACTAGAGGTATTAAAGCTTCTGGCGAAAGGGACAACGAATAAAGGCATTGCCCAAGCGCTTCACGTGAGTGAGGGAACGGTCAAAAATCACGTTTCTAATATTTTGATGCGGCTTGAGCTAAGAGACCGTACACAGGCCGCTATCTACGCGGTAGAGAATGGCTTGAGCTGA